In Dermacentor silvarum isolate Dsil-2018 chromosome 2, BIME_Dsil_1.4, whole genome shotgun sequence, the following proteins share a genomic window:
- the LOC119442111 gene encoding protein transport protein Sec23A has protein sequence MATYQTYQDFIQKNEDRDGIRFSWNVWPSSRLEATRLVIPLGCLFTPLKERPDLPPIQYDPVQCTRQTCRAILNPLCQVDYRAKLWVCNFCFQRNPFPPQYASISEQHQPAELIPQFSTIEYTIMRAACVPPIFLFVVDTCIDDDELTALKESLQMSLSLLPANALIGLITFGKMVQVHELGSDGCAKSYVFRGTKDLTAKQIQDMLGVGKFGQQQQGVAPQQPRMPQHPQQPQHPQPVPPASRFLQPVHKCDMNMSDLLDSLQRDPWPVSQGKRPLRSTGVALSIAVGLLECSYPNTGARIMLFTGGPCTQGPGMIVGDELKITIRSHHDISKDNCKHMRRAIKHYEALAQRASGNGHAVDLFSCALDQTGLHEMKFCPNMTGGHIVMGDSFNSSLFKQTFQRVFAKDSRGEFRMGFNALLEVKASRELKISGCIGPCISTNVKSSSVSDTETGLGGTCQWKMCTLSPSTTLGIFLEVANQHNAPIPQGGRGCLQFITQYQHPSGQKRVRVTTVARNWADASANLHHISAGFDQEAAAVLMARLACFRAQGEDDGADVLRFIDRTLIKLCQKFGEYAKDDPSSFRYAENFSLYPQFMFHLRRSQFIQVFNNSPDETSYYRHMLNREDMTQSLIMIQPILYAYSFNGPPEPVLLDTSSIQPDRILLMDTFFHIVIFHGETIAQWRKAGYQNSPEHENFRQLLQAPEDDAQEILQTRFPMPRYIVCDQGGSQARFLLSKVNPSVTHNNAYNWGQQETGGSPVLTDDVSLQVFMEHLKKLAVSSSA, from the exons ATGGCGACCTACCAGACGTATCAGGACTTTATACAGAAAAACGAAGACCGCGACGGAATAAGGTTTAGCTGGAACGTGTGGCCGTCGAGCCGGCTGGAGGCGACGCGGCTGGTGATTCCCCTTGGCTGTCTGTTCACGCCACTCAAAGAGCGACCAGACCTTCCGCCGATCCAATATGACCCCGTCCAGTGCACCCGGCAAACGTGCCGGGCCATCCTCAACCCTCTGTGCCAGGTGGACTACCGCGCAAAACTGTGGGTGTGCAACTTTTGCTTCCAGAGGAATCCGTTTCCTCCCCAGTACGCATCCATCTCTGAGCAGCACCAGCCGGCTGAACTGATCCCGCAGTTTTCGACCATCGAGTACACCATCATGCGGGCCGCCTGCGTGCCGCCGATATTCTTGTTCGTTGTTGACACTTGCATCGACGATGATGAGCTGACGGCGCTCAAGGAGTCACTGCAGATGTCCCTGTCGCTGCTTCCGGCTAACGCTCTCATCGGGCTCATTACTTTCGGCAAGATGGTTCAGGTGCACGAACTAGGAAGCGATGGGTGCGCCAAAAGCTACGTGTTCCGAGGCACCAAGGACCTGACGGCCAAGCAGATCCAGGACATGCTGGGCGTAGGCAAGTTCGGGCAGCAACAACAGGGCGTTGCACCCCAGCAACCGCGCATGCCACAGCATCCACAGCAGCCGCAGCACCCACAACCCGTGCCGCCGGCGAGCCGCTTCCTGCAGCCGGTGCACAAGTGCGACATGAACATGTCCGACCTCTTGGACAGCCTGCAGCGCGATCCTTGGCCCGTGTCGCAGGGCAAGCGCCCGCTCCGGTCCACGGGTGTGGCGCTTTCCATAGCCGTCGGATTGCTAGAGTGCAGCTACCCAAATACGGGCGCACGAATCATGCTCTTCACTGGCGGCCCATGCACCCAAGGGCCAGGAATGATTGTCGGCGACGAGCTCAAGATTACCATCCGTTCGCACCACGACATCTCGAAAGACAATTGCAAGCACATGCGCCGTGCCATCAAGCACTACGAGGCTCTGGCTCAAAGGGCTTCTGGAAACGGACACGCTGTTGACCTCTTCTCCTGCGCCCTTGACCAGACAGGGCTGCACGAAATGAAGTTCTGCCCCAACATGACCGGCGGCCACATCGTTATGGGCGACTCGTTTAACTCGTCACTGTTCAAGCAGACCTTCCAGCGGGTGTTCGCCAAAGATTCACGGGGCGAATTTCGCATGGGCTTCAATGCACTGCTTGAGGTTAAGGCGTCACGGGAGCTGAAGATAAGTGGCTGCATCGGGCCGTGCATTTCAACCAATGTCAAGAGCTCCAGCGTCTCAGACACTGAAACCGGCCTTGGTGGCACTTGCCAGTGGAAAATGTGCACCCTCAGTCCCAGCACCACCCTGGGGATATTCCTTGAGGTGGCGAACCAGCACAACGCGCCAATTCCTCAGGGTGGCAGGGGGTGTCTTCAGTTCATCACGCAATATCAGCACCCGAGCGGTCAGAAGAGGGTTAGGGTAACAACTGTAGCAAGGAACTGGGCAGATGCATCAGCCAACCTGCATCACATTTCTGCTGGCTTTGACCAGGAGGCTGCAGCGGTGCTTATGGCACGTCTGGCGTGCTTCAGAGCACAGGGAGAGGATGATGGAGCTGATGTGTTGCGCTTTATTGATCGGACTCTCATAAAGTTGTGCCAGAAGTTTGGTGAATATGCTAAAGATGACCCAAGCTCTTTCCGGTATGCAGAGAACTTTTCCCTGTACCCCCAGTTTATGTTTCACCTTCGAAGATCGCAGTTCATACAG GTATTCAACAATAGCCCTGATGAGACCTCATACTACCGGCACATGCTGAACCGTGAGGACATGACCCAGTCTCTGATCATGATCCAGCCCATCCTGTATGCATACTCCTTCAATGGACCACCTGAGCCTGTTCTGCTTGACACAAGCAGCATCCAGCCTGACAGGATCCTACTCATGGACACCTTCTTCCACATTGTCATCTTCCACGGTGAAACCATTGCTCAGTGGCGCAAGGCTGGCTACCAGAACTCGCCCGAACATGAAAATTTCCGGCAGCTGCTTCAGGCACCCGAAGATGATGCACAG GAGATCCTGCAGACACGCTTCCCGATGCCCCGATACATTGTGTGCGATCAGGGTGGCTCTCAGGCCCGGTTCCTGCTCTCCAAGGTGAACCCATCAGTGACGCACAACAATGCCTACAACTGGGGCCAGCAGGAAACCGGTGGTTCCCCTGTGCTCACAGATGACGTCAGCCTGCAGGTGTTTATGGAACATCTCAAAAAGCTGGCGGTTTCTAGCTCTGCCTGA